The region atgaGATACAGGAGAAAAGTAGAGACAGAGAAGgaagtctgagagagagagagagagagagagagagagagagagggaggtgtaTGTAGAGGATGTCTGACATGTAGAAGGTGAGGTTGTCCAGCTGGTTGTTCATGTTGATGGGGAACATTTCTCCGAGGTGGAAGAGTTTCTCCAGAGCCTCGTAGATGAAGATGATGCAGATGAGGGCAGCGAAGGCCTCCTCTGTGAAGCGCGTGATGTAGCAGACGAGTGAGCTGGCGTCCGTGGCGACCAGCAGGATACACAGGAACGCCGTCCACAGCCCGATACTGGTGCGCAGCGGCAGGTACGACAGACCATAGTCTCTGCACAGGAAAAAAGGACAACACTCGGTCAGCCTGGATTCACACACCTCACGTACATCACCAGAGCCCACgtgtgccatcaaatcctcactgcaaaTGTTCCCATATCTAATTTAAAGCCTTCCCTAAAGGGCTGCCACTGTTTCTGCAACAAAGAGGGAACACACTCCCTTTAAAGCTGGGTGTTGACAAACTGCAGCGGAGAAgcgattgattgattgatttaaataattaataaattatgagAGAAACATTTAGATGTGATTTTAGTTCGAGAGTAATGGATCATTTGTGTTTACTCACACGTTAAAGTGAACCTCCtatcagagagtgtgtgtgtgtgtgtatataagccTACTGCCGAGGTCAAAGTTTGTTTAGTGTGTATAAGCAGAGCTGAGAGATGGCTgtaaggtgtgtgtgcgcgctgctgttgctgctgtgtGTTGATGCTCAGGAGACGACAGCGCCCCCCACCGATCTGGCAGTGATACACAGAGAACTGCAGCAGCTCAGGAACATCACTCTAGGTAACGTCTAACAAAACTGAACTGTGTCTAACAAAACTGAGCTGTGTGTAATATGGTGTTgctgtgagcagtgtgtgtgtgtgtgtgtgtgtatggtgttgctgtgtgtagccTGAGTGTATagcatgactgtgtgtgtgtgtgtggtgttgctgtgagcagtgtgacagtgtgcgtgtggtgttgctgtgtgtagcatgatggggtgtgtgtggtgttgctgtgtgtagccTGAGTGTATagcatgactgtgtgtgtgtgtatagcatgacggtgtgtgtgtgtgtgtgtgtgtgtgtttgtgtggtgttgctgtgagcagtgtgacagtgtgcgtgtggtgttgctgtgtgtagcatgatggggtgtgtgtggtgttgctctGTGTAGCCTGAGTGTGTagcatgactgtgtgtgtgtgtgtgtgttgtgttgctgtgtgtagcgtgtcagtgcatgtgtttgtagtgtgacgatgtgtgtgtgtgtggtgtgttgctgtgtgtagcgtgacagtgcatgtgtttgtagtgtgacgatgtgtgtgtgtgtgtgtgtggtgtgttgctgtgtgtagcgtgacagtgtatgtgtttgtagtgtgacgatgtgtgtgtgtgtgtgtgtctgtgtgtgtgggtgtggtgttgctgtgtgcagTTTCAGGATATGTAGTTCTTTGCTGGGAAATGCTGGAAGTTCCAATGAAatgtactgtgtgtgtctgtgtgtgtgtgtgtgtgtgtgtgtgtgttcagtgcaggCTGTAGAGCTGAAACTCCTGAAGCACAGACTGGACTCTGCAGAACACCATCTGAAAGCTCACATAGGTCAGCGTCACTCTATATACGCCTCTGACTACAGCAAAGTATTGGATGCAGTCtaataaactgtgtgtgtgtgtgtgtgtgtgtgtgtttagaatcCCCAAAAGTGGCGTTTGCTGCTTCTCTGGGCAGCAATGGAGTGGTCTTCACCAAAAACTCAATAAAAAAACTCATCTTTAACGACATCATAACCAACGTGGGTGATGCTTACAACCCAGagacaggtaacacacacacacacacacacacacacacacacacacgtgacgGTGTGGATGACCAGTTCTGGATCACATAGGCCACTTAAACTCATCCCAAAAATGTTGGATGGTGCTCCACAGCCGAGAGCTTTTCAATTCGAGAAATTCCTGGACATGTTCACccatgtttttgttattgttgttctCCTCTAGGAGTGTTTAAGGCGCCCGTGCGAGGTGTGTATTACGTGCGCTACACTGCCACAGCATCCACCGACAGCCTGATGAGCGCGGTTCTGTATAAGAACCGTGAGGTTATGCTGACCGTCCACGAGCCGCCCACGGGGCCAGGCAGCGACACAGCGTCCAACGGCGCCGCCCTGCTGTTAGAGGCTGGAGACGAGCTGTATATGCAGCTGTGGCCCAACTCGCACGTGTGGGACAACGCCAGCCACCACAGCACCTTCAGCGGCTTCCTGATCTACACGCTGTGACCCGCACCTCACCGCTAGGGACTGTGGGAAGTGGAGTCCTGCTCTAAAGTCACTGCTGAACAAAATGGGTCCGAACCAGATGCATTTGGTAAAATAGACTGTTCTTCTGATTCTCAAGGTCACTGTTGATATCTTGAGGCCAGAAACCTTCACAAAAACACCCccatatccacacacacacacacacacacacacacaaaagcaagcTCTGTCCTGTGGGGAGCTGAGGTTTTATCACTGTCTGACTGCAGTTTGAGGAGCTGTTGCTGGTTTAACAGCAGTCTAACTTTCAGTGTGATGTCATTTTAGTGTTAGCATTATGGATGTAGCAAGTAGCAATATACATTAGTGAGCTCCTTAATGTGCTGGTAATTCAGAGCTGTGTTAGCTTGTAGCACATAGCATAGTTTAAATGGAACTCCCCAATGAGCTTGTAATTCAGAGCGTTCAGTGGTGTTCAGaccacaaataaacacagaatagAAGCAGATCTGGTTTAGAAGCGTGTTGTTTCTTACAAGGTTCCACTACAgatatgtttgtttgttcactgtgtgtaaataagtAATCTATTATGAAGCCCGTTCAGAGTCTGTGAAATGTTTACATGTTATCTCCACCAGGTGGAGCTGCAGCACTGCTGGGATAAACTGAACCTCACAACTGCTTTAACTCAGCTCAAGTCACGAAGTACTTTTCTCATGAGGAAACTATTACAGCCACCTCTAATAGAGCTGCTCTATCCCCGCAGACAGTTATTAGCCCCGCTTCATTGTTCAGAATCATCCAGGGCTGCACCAGGCCAATATTACAAATGTGTGGTAATAAAGTGCAATGATTTTAGGTCTTTTGTCCCCCTCGTCCCTCCGTGTGTTGTGGATGCTTCTGATTGGTCACAGTtgatgaggtgtgtgttaccAAGCACCCACTCAAtcacttaaaggggacataacCCTCACTCCTCGGTGAAACACAACTCTGGGTCttgatgaaacatctgtgaaatgCTTTAGTCAAAAACCCACAAAGATCAAAACAACGCAGTCACGCAGATGATGAACATGATTATCTTGTACCTGCAGAACCTGAAGAGAATCTTCTCAAAGACCAGGACCGGGCCAGTGCTGCCCAGGATGGTGAGTGGCTGACCAGCGAAGACAGAATAAGCCACTCCAGTTAGAGATGCTCCAAACAGAGACTCTATGGCACTCtaacgaagagagagagagagagagagagagagagggagcgagcaagagagagagagagagagagagagagagagggagcgagcaagagagagcgagagagagagagagagggagcgagcaatagagagagagagaaagagagcgagcaagagagagagagagagaaagagagagagagagagagaaagagggagcgagcaagagagagagagagaaagagggagcgagcaagagagagagaaagagggagcgagcaagagagagaaagagagagagagggagtgagcaagagagagagagggagtgagcaagagagagagaaagagagagagagagagggagtgagcaagagagagagaaagagagagagtgagcaagagagagagcgagcgagcaagagagagagagtgtaagagagagagaattataatttaaaaataatttcaactgttaaaccattaaaaataaattcaacCACTGCTCCGGgcgtgtgtgctcactgccccctagtgttcacttgtgtgtgtaaaggtgtgtttcactgcacggattgggttaaatgcggagaacaaattcctctgtgtgcaagcacagtggccaatacaGTGATActaattctaaaataattatataaataaacaaatcaggCCTGTAGACaacacttgatttttttttttatatcaatgAAATGTACAATCTATcagaacattttaatgaatattGTTAAGCTCTTCTCATATCAgcaagagaaggagggagagagagagagagagagagagagagagagagagagagagagagagagagagagagagatcctcaCAATGTTGTTTTTGGTGATGTCCCCCAGCAGCCCTCCGAAGGTGATGACAGGGGACATGCAGGCACAGTACAAGAAGAGAATCGACGCCAAACACTGCAGACTCACTGCATCTCTCACATCACTCCAATAAAATGGAGCCTTGCGTCGAATATCCAACACCAAACCCCCGAACAacctggggagagagagagagagagagagagagagaaagaaagaaacaattaTGATCATTTTCTCAGACAAATCGTCATTATTAATTGCAAATATTATCATCATTGCTACTATTATTGACAGGTAAGTGTGTTAATTATAGGCCCCCATcaactccaccttaaaacctctttctaacactgctgtgtctggagGGACATTTATAATTCACATCAAGCTGAGGCGGCTGCtttattctcacacacacaaactcacactctctcaccccaCTCAGGTCCATTAAAGCTTGCTTCAGATAATGCTGCTTTAATGAGGCACCAGCtctgagcctctctctctctctctctttctctctctttctcctcatcAAAACAGACTTACAGCAAATGCCGTGCTAACTCTAATGAGGGTTAATCCGTATGTGATcatctgaatgtgtgtgctCTAACCGCCCGGTTCGCCGTAGTTCAGGTCCTGTGTGATGTCCCTCCTCTTTTACACTCTCTGACTGAGGCGTGGAGCCATTGGGAACTGGAGGCAACTTCCTCTTCTCCtaaatacacagagacacacacatattttacattttatattttaataagtgcaaacataaaacaaccACAGACACTTCTTCAAACTCCAAAGCCCTGACCCTGACCTGAGAGGGGACGTTTTTGGGGGGCTCGATGCGGATGGTGGGGTCCCACTCTCCCGGGGGCAGGACAGTCACCTGATCCAAAAACTCATCAATCCCAGACAGCAGGTCGTTACGGTCCTTTGCTTTATATGCAACGTCGTGAAAAAtctaacacaacaacaacaacaaaaacaacaggagAGACAAGATCATCAGAAAATCAGAAGTATCAGAATCAGCCTAAACTACTGATTAAATCAGTAATCAACCCAGTACAACTGGCCTTGACCGAACAGTCAAACCACACACAGCcatgccccgccccctcatctgaatctgtccaatcacagcactggacccttgtttatgtgagagcacaaagatgaagttaaactcagcaaaataGACACAAGGAGCTCCTAGAAATGCTCGGAGCTTGGCTCCAcgcttctcactgctgtgcactcggggtcggggtgaacagcgagcggctcattatcatttaaaggaacaggcgctgaaagcagccattctgaacagggctgtttagacgggAGGTTTCCCTTTATGACTCCAGGactgtgttcccttgtggaGGAAGGAAAGTATAAGACTCCTTTAatagagagaaggaaagaaataTAACTATCAAATCTAACTTTACATTTCTAAATAATCTTGTTAAAAGCTTCAGTGGTTTTCCTGTTTTGTGCTTGGTCTATTTTTCTAACGGGTTTCTAACGGCTGTGGGCTTAATGAAATATACCTCATCTGTCATGAGCGTGGCGATAGAGCGTCCGATCTCGTGATACTGAGATCCCTTCCCAAAAGGACCGAGCAGGAGAAACAGAAACCTGAAACACAACcagaaaacacaataaaaacgaGACATTCACATACACCAGGCACAGGGGAaaagacaacacacactgacccagggGATCTGGAGTCCCACAGGGTCTgtttaaatctgtgtgtgtttgtgtgtgcggtGTTTTTAAAGAGACTCCCTCAGtgggtgtttatttgttttctacgGATCTGTAACTGTTCTGGATGTCTTAGTGAAAGACCCCTGCTGCAGAACACCAAGGTTTATTTTCCGTAACTGCAGCTGAAACCGAAGATCAATATTGTTGTGTTACACCAAGAGAGGGTCTCAATCACTGGGTCACGGACCAGCACAGATATGGATCATCTGATACCGACCCAAGAGGCTGCGCTTTGAGGGGGGGATAAAGAGGGAGTTGCTGAGATCcactttttttataaaattatttctaTTATAATAGTACACACGTTTTATACTTGAGTATGTATAAAGCAGTGTTAAGTGTTTACACACTGACTTTGTGGGGACTTCTATTAAATTACAtggtgaagacatgttttaaggaTGTGATTTTAGAGTTAGAGCTCATCTTAGGCACAGACTAGTAGTAATTATAAGGTCAGGTTAAAGGAACAGAAGTCTATGCAATGCCCCAAAACGTATGGaaacaaatgtgtgagtgttgatGTTTGTTTAGATTACCTGGTGGGGACTGGTACTTCGGTCAGGCCGGTGAGGAGGACAGCGGGGCAGAGTCTGACAAAGGCGATGATTGGACAATCAAGGAAGTCCACTTCTCCCACCAAAACGTTAGAGGCTTCTGCTCCGGGTGGGATCTTTTTCATAAAGTTCATGTCCACCTGAGGGTCGAAGGTCAACATGTCAGGCTGAATCGGGGGTAGGTTTTGGCCACTGATCGATAATTATGACAATTAAGCAAACCGAAGTATCACATCCTGAACGTTTATTCTGCTGCGCTACTCCTCTTGTTGAAAGGGCTACATggctaacaacaacaacaacaacaatcactacaacaacaacaacaaaactgctattacaaaaaaaaaacaattacaactaataaaataaaacaactgagGGATTGTAGGTTCCTTTCTCTCAAgtggcaaaaaaatatataaatatatatatatacacacaaacaaacacacacacattaatttttatatttaaacacatttatatccAGCTGAAGGCAGCTGAGTAATGAGTTCCCCTCTGTTCTGGGACGGACCCGTGTTAGTGTGAGTCATGTGGAGTCACAGCTTGTGAAGGTATGCTGAAGCATGTACTGAATCCAGGTCCTGACACGGATACTGGTGAATTTCAGAACAATACCCAGCCTTTTGCATTGTCATTAATATTGACACTGATAGGATTTCAATAGAGCCACAGTGAATATTTCAACACCGGGAAATTCCATCAAGAGTTCAACGTTTCCTTCTGCAGTGAGCTGCCACAGTGGAAGAAAACCTCATGTTGATTTGTTTGCGCAATCATGTAGGAGCAAATCCAAACCCTCCGTCACCCACTATGAGACAGAACTGCTGCTTTTTAATGGCAGCGTAAACAGATGCCTTGAGActaatacagacacaaacagtgAAACTGAGGATAAAGCTCTGAAGAACAACAAGGCCTCTACACCTTATTTAAAGGAAACATTATGGACACATTACAtgaggatctggagcccaccaacccacacactgtgacacaagaccacccagtcagtttccCGTGtgctaagtcagaaaacatgggctAAAACCAGCCGTTCTAATTCTGCTCctcttctgacgtcaagtgcagagactttagaattgccccgcccccctCATtcgagtctgtccaatcacagagctggatcTAAATTTGTGAGAGCGCGAACATGAGGTTGGACATAACGAGTgcagagaactgagcaaaaacggctaatAACAAATGCTTtttctcctcactgctgtgcgctcgggggcggggtgaacagcgagagGCTCCTTATCATTTagaggaac is a window of Hoplias malabaricus isolate fHopMal1 chromosome 1, fHopMal1.hap1, whole genome shotgun sequence DNA encoding:
- the LOC136665961 gene encoding complement C1q-like protein 2 translates to MAVRCVCALLLLLCVDAQETTAPPTDLAVIHRELQQLRNITLVQAVELKLLKHRLDSAEHHLKAHIESPKVAFAASLGSNGVVFTKNSIKKLIFNDIITNVGDAYNPETGVFKAPVRGVYYVRYTATASTDSLMSAVLYKNREVMLTVHEPPTGPGSDTASNGAALLLEAGDELYMQLWPNSHVWDNASHHSTFSGFLIYTL